In a single window of the Lagenorhynchus albirostris chromosome 19, mLagAlb1.1, whole genome shotgun sequence genome:
- the TEAD2 gene encoding transcriptional enhancer factor TEF-4 isoform X4 has protein sequence MLLNSVFLQAQMGEPRAGAPLDDGSGWTGSEEGSEEGTGGSEGAGGDGGPDAEGVWSPDIEQSFQEALAIYPPCGRRKIILSDEGKMYGRNELIARYIKLRTGKTRTRKQALNVDQVSKDKAFQTMATMSSAQLISAPSLQAKLGPTGPQTPELFQFWSGGSGPPWNVPDVKPFSQTPFSLSLTPPSTDLPGYEPPQALSPPALPPPAPSPPAWQARALGTARLQLVEFSAFVEPPDAADSYQRHLFVHISQHCPSPGAPPLESVDVRQIYDKFPEKKGGLRELYDRGPPHAFFLVKFWADLNWGPSGEEVGAGGSSGGFYGVSSQYESLEHMTLTCSSKTERAQLEDGRFVYRLLRSPMCEYLVNFLHKLRQLPERYMMNSVLENFTILQVVTNRDTQELLLCTAYVFEVSTSERGAQHHIYRLVRD, from the exons ATGTTGCTGAACTCTGTGttcctccaggcccagatgggggAACCCCGGGCTGGGGCCCCCCTGGACGATGGCAGCGGCTGGACAGGAAGTGAGGAAGGAAGCGAGGAGGGCACTGGCGGCAgtgagggggcggggggagacggGGGCCCAGACGCAGAGGGTGTCTGGAGTCCAGACATCGAGCAGAGCTTCCAGGAGGCCCTGGCCATCTACCCACCCTGTGGCCGGCGGAAAATCATCCTGTCCGATGAAGGCAAGATGTATG GTCGGAATGAACTGATTGCCCGCTACATCAAGCTGAGAACAGGGAAGACTCGAACTCGCAAACAG GCCCTGAATGTG GACCAGGTTTCCAAGGACAAGGCTTTCCAGACAATGGCCACCATGTCCTCAGCCCAGCTCATCTCAGCACCTTCCCTGCAGGCCAAACTTGGTCCCACCGGTCCTCAG acCCCAGAGCTTTTCCAGTTTTGGTCGGGGGGTTCTGGGCCCCCCTGGAATGTTCCAGA TGTGAAGCCATTCTCGCAGACACCGTTCTCCTTGTCACTGACTCCTCCATCTACTGACCTCCCAG ggTACGAGCCCCCCCAagccctctcacctcctgctttgcccccacctgccccatcaCCCCCAGCCTGGCAGGCTCGGGCTCTGGGCACTGCTCGGTTGCAGCTGGTAGAGTTCTCAGCCTTTGTGGAACCTCCGGATGCAGCTGACTCT TACCAGAGGCACCTGTTTGTACATATCAGCCAGCACTGCCCCAGCCCCGGAGCGCCCCCCCTCGAGAGTGTGGACGTCCGGCAGATCTATGACAAATTCCCTGAGAAAAAGGGTGGTCTGCGGGAGCTGTATGATCGTGGGCCCCCCCACGCCTTCTTCCTGGTCAAGTTCTGG GCGGACCTGAATTGGGGCCCGAGTGGCGAGGAGGTGGGGGCCGGCGGTAGCAGTGGTGGCTTCTATGGAGTGAGCAGCCAGTACGAGAGCCTGGAGCACATGACCCTCACCTGTTCCTCCAAG ACGGAGCGTGCCCAGCTGGAGGACGGGAGGTTCGTGTACCGCCTACTGCGCTCACCCATGTGTGAGTACCTGGTGAATTTTCTGCACAAGCTGCGGCAGCTGCCTGAGCGCTATATGATGAACAGTGTCCTGGAGAACTTCACCATCCTCCAG GTGGTGACAAACAGAGACACCCAGGAACTGCTGCTCTGCACCGCCTATGTCTTCGAGGTCTCCACCAGTGAGCGGGGGGCCCAGCACCATATTTACCGCCTGGTCAGGGACTGA
- the TEAD2 gene encoding transcriptional enhancer factor TEF-4 isoform X5 codes for MLLNSVFLQAQMGEPRAGAPLDDGSGWTGSEEGSEEGTGGSEGAGGDGGPDAEGVWSPDIEQSFQEALAIYPPCGRRKIILSDEGKMYGRNELIARYIKLRTGKTRTRKQALNVDQVSKDKAFQTMATMSSAQLISAPSLQAKLGPTGPQTPELFQFWSGGSGPPWNVPDVKPFSQTPFSLSLTPPSTDLPGYEPPQALSPPALPPPAPSPPAWQARALGTARLQLVEFSAFVEPPDAADSYQRHLFVHISQHCPSPGAPPLESVDVRQIYDKFPEKKGGLRELYDRGPPHAFFLVKFWTERAQLEDGRFVYRLLRSPMCEYLVNFLHKLRQLPERYMMNSVLENFTILQVVTNRDTQELLLCTAYVFEVSTSERGAQHHIYRLVRD; via the exons ATGTTGCTGAACTCTGTGttcctccaggcccagatgggggAACCCCGGGCTGGGGCCCCCCTGGACGATGGCAGCGGCTGGACAGGAAGTGAGGAAGGAAGCGAGGAGGGCACTGGCGGCAgtgagggggcggggggagacggGGGCCCAGACGCAGAGGGTGTCTGGAGTCCAGACATCGAGCAGAGCTTCCAGGAGGCCCTGGCCATCTACCCACCCTGTGGCCGGCGGAAAATCATCCTGTCCGATGAAGGCAAGATGTATG GTCGGAATGAACTGATTGCCCGCTACATCAAGCTGAGAACAGGGAAGACTCGAACTCGCAAACAG GCCCTGAATGTG GACCAGGTTTCCAAGGACAAGGCTTTCCAGACAATGGCCACCATGTCCTCAGCCCAGCTCATCTCAGCACCTTCCCTGCAGGCCAAACTTGGTCCCACCGGTCCTCAG acCCCAGAGCTTTTCCAGTTTTGGTCGGGGGGTTCTGGGCCCCCCTGGAATGTTCCAGA TGTGAAGCCATTCTCGCAGACACCGTTCTCCTTGTCACTGACTCCTCCATCTACTGACCTCCCAG ggTACGAGCCCCCCCAagccctctcacctcctgctttgcccccacctgccccatcaCCCCCAGCCTGGCAGGCTCGGGCTCTGGGCACTGCTCGGTTGCAGCTGGTAGAGTTCTCAGCCTTTGTGGAACCTCCGGATGCAGCTGACTCT TACCAGAGGCACCTGTTTGTACATATCAGCCAGCACTGCCCCAGCCCCGGAGCGCCCCCCCTCGAGAGTGTGGACGTCCGGCAGATCTATGACAAATTCCCTGAGAAAAAGGGTGGTCTGCGGGAGCTGTATGATCGTGGGCCCCCCCACGCCTTCTTCCTGGTCAAGTTCTGG ACGGAGCGTGCCCAGCTGGAGGACGGGAGGTTCGTGTACCGCCTACTGCGCTCACCCATGTGTGAGTACCTGGTGAATTTTCTGCACAAGCTGCGGCAGCTGCCTGAGCGCTATATGATGAACAGTGTCCTGGAGAACTTCACCATCCTCCAG GTGGTGACAAACAGAGACACCCAGGAACTGCTGCTCTGCACCGCCTATGTCTTCGAGGTCTCCACCAGTGAGCGGGGGGCCCAGCACCATATTTACCGCCTGGTCAGGGACTGA
- the TEAD2 gene encoding transcriptional enhancer factor TEF-4 isoform X6 — MLLNSVFLQAQMGEPRAGAPLDDGSGWTGSEEGSEEGTGGSEGAGGDGGPDAEGVWSPDIEQSFQEALAIYPPCGRRKIILSDEGKMYGRNELIARYIKLRTGKTRTRKQVSSHIQVLARRKSREIQSKLKALNVDQVSKDKAFQTMATMSSAQLISAPSLQAKLGPTGPQTPELFQFWSGGSGPPWNVPDVKPFSQTPFSLSLTPPSTDLPGYEPPQALSPPALPPPAPSPPAWQARALGTARLQLVEFSAFVEPPDAADSYQRHLFVHISQHCPSPGAPPLESVDVRQIYDKFPEKKGGLRELYDRGPPHAFFLVKFWADLNWGPSGEEVGAGGSSGGFYGVSSQYESLEHMTLTCSSKVCSFGKQVVEKVETERAQLEDGRFVYRLLRSPMCEYLVNFLHKLRQLPERYMMNSVLENFTILQVVTNRDTQELLLCTAYVFEVSTSERGAQHHIYRLVRD, encoded by the exons ATGTTGCTGAACTCTGTGttcctccaggcccagatgggggAACCCCGGGCTGGGGCCCCCCTGGACGATGGCAGCGGCTGGACAGGAAGTGAGGAAGGAAGCGAGGAGGGCACTGGCGGCAgtgagggggcggggggagacggGGGCCCAGACGCAGAGGGTGTCTGGAGTCCAGACATCGAGCAGAGCTTCCAGGAGGCCCTGGCCATCTACCCACCCTGTGGCCGGCGGAAAATCATCCTGTCCGATGAAGGCAAGATGTATG GTCGGAATGAACTGATTGCCCGCTACATCAAGCTGAGAACAGGGAAGACTCGAACTCGCAAACAG GTCTCTAGTCATATCCAGGTTTTGGCCCGAAGGAAATCGAGGGAAATCCAGTCCAAGCTCAAG GCCCTGAATGTG GACCAGGTTTCCAAGGACAAGGCTTTCCAGACAATGGCCACCATGTCCTCAGCCCAGCTCATCTCAGCACCTTCCCTGCAGGCCAAACTTGGTCCCACCGGTCCTCAG acCCCAGAGCTTTTCCAGTTTTGGTCGGGGGGTTCTGGGCCCCCCTGGAATGTTCCAGA TGTGAAGCCATTCTCGCAGACACCGTTCTCCTTGTCACTGACTCCTCCATCTACTGACCTCCCAG ggTACGAGCCCCCCCAagccctctcacctcctgctttgcccccacctgccccatcaCCCCCAGCCTGGCAGGCTCGGGCTCTGGGCACTGCTCGGTTGCAGCTGGTAGAGTTCTCAGCCTTTGTGGAACCTCCGGATGCAGCTGACTCT TACCAGAGGCACCTGTTTGTACATATCAGCCAGCACTGCCCCAGCCCCGGAGCGCCCCCCCTCGAGAGTGTGGACGTCCGGCAGATCTATGACAAATTCCCTGAGAAAAAGGGTGGTCTGCGGGAGCTGTATGATCGTGGGCCCCCCCACGCCTTCTTCCTGGTCAAGTTCTGG GCGGACCTGAATTGGGGCCCGAGTGGCGAGGAGGTGGGGGCCGGCGGTAGCAGTGGTGGCTTCTATGGAGTGAGCAGCCAGTACGAGAGCCTGGAGCACATGACCCTCACCTGTTCCTCCAAGGTCTGCTCCTTTGGCAAGCAGGTGGTGGAGAAggtggag ACGGAGCGTGCCCAGCTGGAGGACGGGAGGTTCGTGTACCGCCTACTGCGCTCACCCATGTGTGAGTACCTGGTGAATTTTCTGCACAAGCTGCGGCAGCTGCCTGAGCGCTATATGATGAACAGTGTCCTGGAGAACTTCACCATCCTCCAG GTGGTGACAAACAGAGACACCCAGGAACTGCTGCTCTGCACCGCCTATGTCTTCGAGGTCTCCACCAGTGAGCGGGGGGCCCAGCACCATATTTACCGCCTGGTCAGGGACTGA
- the TEAD2 gene encoding transcriptional enhancer factor TEF-4 isoform X2 yields the protein MLLNSVFLQAQMGEPRAGAPLDDGSGWTGSEEGSEEGTGGSEGAGGDGGPDAEGVWSPDIEQSFQEALAIYPPCGRRKIILSDEGKMYGRNELIARYIKLRTGKTRTRKQDQVSKDKAFQTMATMSSAQLISAPSLQAKLGPTGPQTPELFQFWSGGSGPPWNVPDVKPFSQTPFSLSLTPPSTDLPGYEPPQALSPPALPPPAPSPPAWQARALGTARLQLVEFSAFVEPPDAADSYQRHLFVHISQHCPSPGAPPLESVDVRQIYDKFPEKKGGLRELYDRGPPHAFFLVKFWADLNWGPSGEEVGAGGSSGGFYGVSSQYESLEHMTLTCSSKVCSFGKQVVEKVETERAQLEDGRFVYRLLRSPMCEYLVNFLHKLRQLPERYMMNSVLENFTILQVVTNRDTQELLLCTAYVFEVSTSERGAQHHIYRLVRD from the exons ATGTTGCTGAACTCTGTGttcctccaggcccagatgggggAACCCCGGGCTGGGGCCCCCCTGGACGATGGCAGCGGCTGGACAGGAAGTGAGGAAGGAAGCGAGGAGGGCACTGGCGGCAgtgagggggcggggggagacggGGGCCCAGACGCAGAGGGTGTCTGGAGTCCAGACATCGAGCAGAGCTTCCAGGAGGCCCTGGCCATCTACCCACCCTGTGGCCGGCGGAAAATCATCCTGTCCGATGAAGGCAAGATGTATG GTCGGAATGAACTGATTGCCCGCTACATCAAGCTGAGAACAGGGAAGACTCGAACTCGCAAACAG GACCAGGTTTCCAAGGACAAGGCTTTCCAGACAATGGCCACCATGTCCTCAGCCCAGCTCATCTCAGCACCTTCCCTGCAGGCCAAACTTGGTCCCACCGGTCCTCAG acCCCAGAGCTTTTCCAGTTTTGGTCGGGGGGTTCTGGGCCCCCCTGGAATGTTCCAGA TGTGAAGCCATTCTCGCAGACACCGTTCTCCTTGTCACTGACTCCTCCATCTACTGACCTCCCAG ggTACGAGCCCCCCCAagccctctcacctcctgctttgcccccacctgccccatcaCCCCCAGCCTGGCAGGCTCGGGCTCTGGGCACTGCTCGGTTGCAGCTGGTAGAGTTCTCAGCCTTTGTGGAACCTCCGGATGCAGCTGACTCT TACCAGAGGCACCTGTTTGTACATATCAGCCAGCACTGCCCCAGCCCCGGAGCGCCCCCCCTCGAGAGTGTGGACGTCCGGCAGATCTATGACAAATTCCCTGAGAAAAAGGGTGGTCTGCGGGAGCTGTATGATCGTGGGCCCCCCCACGCCTTCTTCCTGGTCAAGTTCTGG GCGGACCTGAATTGGGGCCCGAGTGGCGAGGAGGTGGGGGCCGGCGGTAGCAGTGGTGGCTTCTATGGAGTGAGCAGCCAGTACGAGAGCCTGGAGCACATGACCCTCACCTGTTCCTCCAAGGTCTGCTCCTTTGGCAAGCAGGTGGTGGAGAAggtggag ACGGAGCGTGCCCAGCTGGAGGACGGGAGGTTCGTGTACCGCCTACTGCGCTCACCCATGTGTGAGTACCTGGTGAATTTTCTGCACAAGCTGCGGCAGCTGCCTGAGCGCTATATGATGAACAGTGTCCTGGAGAACTTCACCATCCTCCAG GTGGTGACAAACAGAGACACCCAGGAACTGCTGCTCTGCACCGCCTATGTCTTCGAGGTCTCCACCAGTGAGCGGGGGGCCCAGCACCATATTTACCGCCTGGTCAGGGACTGA
- the TEAD2 gene encoding transcriptional enhancer factor TEF-4 isoform X1, which produces MLLNSVFLQAQMGEPRAGAPLDDGSGWTGSEEGSEEGTGGSEGAGGDGGPDAEGVWSPDIEQSFQEALAIYPPCGRRKIILSDEGKMYGRNELIARYIKLRTGKTRTRKQALNVDQVSKDKAFQTMATMSSAQLISAPSLQAKLGPTGPQTPELFQFWSGGSGPPWNVPDVKPFSQTPFSLSLTPPSTDLPGYEPPQALSPPALPPPAPSPPAWQARALGTARLQLVEFSAFVEPPDAADSYQRHLFVHISQHCPSPGAPPLESVDVRQIYDKFPEKKGGLRELYDRGPPHAFFLVKFWADLNWGPSGEEVGAGGSSGGFYGVSSQYESLEHMTLTCSSKVCSFGKQVVEKVETERAQLEDGRFVYRLLRSPMCEYLVNFLHKLRQLPERYMMNSVLENFTILQVVTNRDTQELLLCTAYVFEVSTSERGAQHHIYRLVRD; this is translated from the exons ATGTTGCTGAACTCTGTGttcctccaggcccagatgggggAACCCCGGGCTGGGGCCCCCCTGGACGATGGCAGCGGCTGGACAGGAAGTGAGGAAGGAAGCGAGGAGGGCACTGGCGGCAgtgagggggcggggggagacggGGGCCCAGACGCAGAGGGTGTCTGGAGTCCAGACATCGAGCAGAGCTTCCAGGAGGCCCTGGCCATCTACCCACCCTGTGGCCGGCGGAAAATCATCCTGTCCGATGAAGGCAAGATGTATG GTCGGAATGAACTGATTGCCCGCTACATCAAGCTGAGAACAGGGAAGACTCGAACTCGCAAACAG GCCCTGAATGTG GACCAGGTTTCCAAGGACAAGGCTTTCCAGACAATGGCCACCATGTCCTCAGCCCAGCTCATCTCAGCACCTTCCCTGCAGGCCAAACTTGGTCCCACCGGTCCTCAG acCCCAGAGCTTTTCCAGTTTTGGTCGGGGGGTTCTGGGCCCCCCTGGAATGTTCCAGA TGTGAAGCCATTCTCGCAGACACCGTTCTCCTTGTCACTGACTCCTCCATCTACTGACCTCCCAG ggTACGAGCCCCCCCAagccctctcacctcctgctttgcccccacctgccccatcaCCCCCAGCCTGGCAGGCTCGGGCTCTGGGCACTGCTCGGTTGCAGCTGGTAGAGTTCTCAGCCTTTGTGGAACCTCCGGATGCAGCTGACTCT TACCAGAGGCACCTGTTTGTACATATCAGCCAGCACTGCCCCAGCCCCGGAGCGCCCCCCCTCGAGAGTGTGGACGTCCGGCAGATCTATGACAAATTCCCTGAGAAAAAGGGTGGTCTGCGGGAGCTGTATGATCGTGGGCCCCCCCACGCCTTCTTCCTGGTCAAGTTCTGG GCGGACCTGAATTGGGGCCCGAGTGGCGAGGAGGTGGGGGCCGGCGGTAGCAGTGGTGGCTTCTATGGAGTGAGCAGCCAGTACGAGAGCCTGGAGCACATGACCCTCACCTGTTCCTCCAAGGTCTGCTCCTTTGGCAAGCAGGTGGTGGAGAAggtggag ACGGAGCGTGCCCAGCTGGAGGACGGGAGGTTCGTGTACCGCCTACTGCGCTCACCCATGTGTGAGTACCTGGTGAATTTTCTGCACAAGCTGCGGCAGCTGCCTGAGCGCTATATGATGAACAGTGTCCTGGAGAACTTCACCATCCTCCAG GTGGTGACAAACAGAGACACCCAGGAACTGCTGCTCTGCACCGCCTATGTCTTCGAGGTCTCCACCAGTGAGCGGGGGGCCCAGCACCATATTTACCGCCTGGTCAGGGACTGA
- the TEAD2 gene encoding transcriptional enhancer factor TEF-4 isoform X3, with product MGEPRAGAPLDDGSGWTGSEEGSEEGTGGSEGAGGDGGPDAEGVWSPDIEQSFQEALAIYPPCGRRKIILSDEGKMYGRNELIARYIKLRTGKTRTRKQALNVDQVSKDKAFQTMATMSSAQLISAPSLQAKLGPTGPQTPELFQFWSGGSGPPWNVPDVKPFSQTPFSLSLTPPSTDLPGYEPPQALSPPALPPPAPSPPAWQARALGTARLQLVEFSAFVEPPDAADSYQRHLFVHISQHCPSPGAPPLESVDVRQIYDKFPEKKGGLRELYDRGPPHAFFLVKFWADLNWGPSGEEVGAGGSSGGFYGVSSQYESLEHMTLTCSSKVCSFGKQVVEKVETERAQLEDGRFVYRLLRSPMCEYLVNFLHKLRQLPERYMMNSVLENFTILQVVTNRDTQELLLCTAYVFEVSTSERGAQHHIYRLVRD from the exons atgggggAACCCCGGGCTGGGGCCCCCCTGGACGATGGCAGCGGCTGGACAGGAAGTGAGGAAGGAAGCGAGGAGGGCACTGGCGGCAgtgagggggcggggggagacggGGGCCCAGACGCAGAGGGTGTCTGGAGTCCAGACATCGAGCAGAGCTTCCAGGAGGCCCTGGCCATCTACCCACCCTGTGGCCGGCGGAAAATCATCCTGTCCGATGAAGGCAAGATGTATG GTCGGAATGAACTGATTGCCCGCTACATCAAGCTGAGAACAGGGAAGACTCGAACTCGCAAACAG GCCCTGAATGTG GACCAGGTTTCCAAGGACAAGGCTTTCCAGACAATGGCCACCATGTCCTCAGCCCAGCTCATCTCAGCACCTTCCCTGCAGGCCAAACTTGGTCCCACCGGTCCTCAG acCCCAGAGCTTTTCCAGTTTTGGTCGGGGGGTTCTGGGCCCCCCTGGAATGTTCCAGA TGTGAAGCCATTCTCGCAGACACCGTTCTCCTTGTCACTGACTCCTCCATCTACTGACCTCCCAG ggTACGAGCCCCCCCAagccctctcacctcctgctttgcccccacctgccccatcaCCCCCAGCCTGGCAGGCTCGGGCTCTGGGCACTGCTCGGTTGCAGCTGGTAGAGTTCTCAGCCTTTGTGGAACCTCCGGATGCAGCTGACTCT TACCAGAGGCACCTGTTTGTACATATCAGCCAGCACTGCCCCAGCCCCGGAGCGCCCCCCCTCGAGAGTGTGGACGTCCGGCAGATCTATGACAAATTCCCTGAGAAAAAGGGTGGTCTGCGGGAGCTGTATGATCGTGGGCCCCCCCACGCCTTCTTCCTGGTCAAGTTCTGG GCGGACCTGAATTGGGGCCCGAGTGGCGAGGAGGTGGGGGCCGGCGGTAGCAGTGGTGGCTTCTATGGAGTGAGCAGCCAGTACGAGAGCCTGGAGCACATGACCCTCACCTGTTCCTCCAAGGTCTGCTCCTTTGGCAAGCAGGTGGTGGAGAAggtggag ACGGAGCGTGCCCAGCTGGAGGACGGGAGGTTCGTGTACCGCCTACTGCGCTCACCCATGTGTGAGTACCTGGTGAATTTTCTGCACAAGCTGCGGCAGCTGCCTGAGCGCTATATGATGAACAGTGTCCTGGAGAACTTCACCATCCTCCAG GTGGTGACAAACAGAGACACCCAGGAACTGCTGCTCTGCACCGCCTATGTCTTCGAGGTCTCCACCAGTGAGCGGGGGGCCCAGCACCATATTTACCGCCTGGTCAGGGACTGA
- the CD37 gene encoding leukocyte antigen CD37 isoform X1, which yields MSAQDSCLSLIKYLLFVFNLFFFVLGSFIFCFGIWILIDKTSFVSFVGLSFMPLQIWSKALAISGILTMGLALLGCVGALKEFRCLLGLYFGTLLLLFATQITLGILISTQKVQLERKVENVVLKTIETYRAHPEETAAEESWDYVQFQLRCCGWNSPQDWFRIPSLRSNESRGHRVPCSCYNSSATNDSAIFDKISFPQFSGLGQLARPRHNADICLVPANSYIYREGCARSLQKWLHNNLISIVGICLGVGLLELSFMTLSIFLCRNLDHVYDRLARYR from the exons ATGTCAGCCCAGGACAGCTGCCTCAGCCTCATCAAGTACCTCCTCTTCGTTTTCAACCTCTTCTTCTTC gtcCTAGGCAGCTTTATTTTCTGCTTCGGCATCTGGATACTCATCGACAAGACCAGCTTCGTGTCCTTTGTGG GCTTGTCCTTCATGCCCTTGCAGATCTGGTCCAAGGCCCTGGCCATCTCAGGAATCCTCACCATGGGCCTTGCCCTCCTGGGCTGTGTGGGGGCCCTGAAGGAGTTCCGCTGCCTCCTGGGCCTG TATTTTGGGACACTGCTGCTCCTGTTTGCCACACAGATCACCCTGGGAATCCTCATCTCCACTCAGAAGGTCCAG CTGGAGCGGAAAGTGGAGAACGTCGTGCTGAAGACGATCGAAACCTACCGCGCCCACCCGGAGGAGACGGCTGCGGAGGAGAGCTGGGACTACGTGCAGTTTCAG CTGCGCTGCTGCGGCTGGAACTCTCCTCAGGACTGGTTCCGTATCCCCAGCCTGAGGAGCAACGAATCGAGAGGGCATCGCGTGCCCTGCTCCTGCTATAACTCATCGGCGACCAACGACTCCGCAATCTTCGATAAGATCTCCTTCCCTCAGTTCAGCGGGCTCGGACAACTGGCGCGGCCCCGACACAATGCAGACATTTGCTTGGTCCCCGCGAACAGCTACATCTACCGTGAG GGCTGCGCACGGAGCCTCCAGAAGTGGTTGCACAACAACCTCATCTCCATAGTGGGCATTTGTCTCGGCGTGGGTCTACTTGAG CTCAGCTTCATGACGCTCTCCATATTCCTGTGCAGAAACCTGGACCACGTCTACGATCGGCTCGCTCGGTACCGATAG
- the CD37 gene encoding leukocyte antigen CD37 isoform X2, giving the protein MGLALLGCVGALKEFRCLLGLYFGTLLLLFATQITLGILISTQKVQLERKVENVVLKTIETYRAHPEETAAEESWDYVQFQLRCCGWNSPQDWFRIPSLRSNESRGHRVPCSCYNSSATNDSAIFDKISFPQFSGLGQLARPRHNADICLVPANSYIYREGCARSLQKWLHNNLISIVGICLGVGLLELSFMTLSIFLCRNLDHVYDRLARYR; this is encoded by the exons ATGGGCCTTGCCCTCCTGGGCTGTGTGGGGGCCCTGAAGGAGTTCCGCTGCCTCCTGGGCCTG TATTTTGGGACACTGCTGCTCCTGTTTGCCACACAGATCACCCTGGGAATCCTCATCTCCACTCAGAAGGTCCAG CTGGAGCGGAAAGTGGAGAACGTCGTGCTGAAGACGATCGAAACCTACCGCGCCCACCCGGAGGAGACGGCTGCGGAGGAGAGCTGGGACTACGTGCAGTTTCAG CTGCGCTGCTGCGGCTGGAACTCTCCTCAGGACTGGTTCCGTATCCCCAGCCTGAGGAGCAACGAATCGAGAGGGCATCGCGTGCCCTGCTCCTGCTATAACTCATCGGCGACCAACGACTCCGCAATCTTCGATAAGATCTCCTTCCCTCAGTTCAGCGGGCTCGGACAACTGGCGCGGCCCCGACACAATGCAGACATTTGCTTGGTCCCCGCGAACAGCTACATCTACCGTGAG GGCTGCGCACGGAGCCTCCAGAAGTGGTTGCACAACAACCTCATCTCCATAGTGGGCATTTGTCTCGGCGTGGGTCTACTTGAG CTCAGCTTCATGACGCTCTCCATATTCCTGTGCAGAAACCTGGACCACGTCTACGATCGGCTCGCTCGGTACCGATAG